A region from the Lysobacter sp. BMK333-48F3 genome encodes:
- a CDS encoding DNA methyltransferase, whose amino-acid sequence MDSRSWLLLDPDPPEHRLPDDLRARDGLDGRDCGWVAQMRPFVRHFSRPGETVFDPFCGFATTLLAAALEGRRGCGMEIDPERAALGRERLARHGVEAPIATGSLPGTSAPQAYSLCLTNVPYFGCRWPGRDDAGQLYLERDYAAYLERLRDIFHAVREALPQGGYCIAMAENLVIDGRMLPLAWDLGRVLGGLFVAREERLLCYRREPQPRAPGDARSDRSHEYALVFQKQPETICLQSTRDELQAMRAAGFGYRLHGSFAHWLAHGGDGLKRPPADADLLLDDGDPAALDRLLYWLHERHYELSLWGEPVRPPLRLEPWAAHWYLRAQRRDRLGRLVRLDLGLASRHASLAPVPPQRDG is encoded by the coding sequence ATGGACAGCCGTAGTTGGCTATTGCTGGACCCCGACCCGCCCGAACACCGCCTGCCCGACGACCTGCGCGCCCGCGACGGCCTGGACGGCCGCGACTGCGGCTGGGTCGCGCAGATGCGCCCGTTCGTGCGCCACTTCAGCCGCCCCGGCGAGACCGTGTTCGATCCGTTCTGCGGCTTCGCCACCACCCTGCTCGCCGCCGCGCTCGAAGGCCGGCGCGGCTGCGGCATGGAGATCGATCCCGAGCGCGCCGCGCTGGGTCGCGAGCGGCTGGCGCGGCACGGCGTCGAAGCGCCGATCGCGACCGGCAGCCTGCCCGGCACGTCCGCGCCGCAGGCGTATTCGCTGTGCCTGACCAACGTGCCCTATTTCGGCTGCCGCTGGCCCGGCCGCGACGACGCCGGCCAGCTGTACCTGGAGCGCGACTACGCCGCCTACCTGGAACGCCTGCGCGACATCTTCCACGCCGTGCGCGAGGCGCTGCCGCAGGGCGGCTATTGCATCGCCATGGCCGAGAACCTGGTCATCGACGGGCGCATGCTGCCGTTGGCCTGGGACCTCGGCCGGGTGCTCGGCGGCCTGTTCGTGGCGCGCGAGGAACGCCTGCTGTGCTACCGGCGCGAGCCGCAGCCGCGCGCGCCCGGCGATGCGCGCAGCGACCGCAGCCACGAGTACGCGCTGGTATTCCAGAAACAGCCGGAAACGATCTGCCTGCAGAGCACCCGCGACGAATTGCAGGCGATGCGCGCGGCCGGTTTCGGGTATCGCCTGCACGGCAGCTTCGCCCACTGGCTGGCGCACGGCGGCGACGGGCTGAAGCGGCCGCCGGCCGACGCCGACCTGCTGCTCGACGACGGCGATCCCGCGGCGCTGGACCGGCTGCTCTATTGGCTGCACGAGCGCCACTACGAACTGAGCCTGTGGGGCGAGCCGGTGCGCCCGCCGTTGCGGCTGGAGCCCTGGGCCGCGCACTGGTACCTGCGCGCGCAACGCCGCGACCGGCTCGGCCGCCTGGTGCGGCTGGACCTGGGCCTGGCCAGCCGCCATGCGTCGCTGGCGCCGGTGCCGCCGCAACGCGACGGCTGA
- a CDS encoding nicotinate phosphoribosyltransferase has product MQCLDNLLLNTDSYKASHWLQYPPGTDATFFYVESRGGVHDRTVFFGLQAILKEYLSKPVTHADIDEARELYAAHGEPFNEAGWRDIVDRHGGLLPIRVRAVPEGTVVPTHQALVTIESTDPNAYWVPSYLETLLLRLWYPVTVATISWHAKQTIRQFLERTSDDPAGQLPFKLHDFGARGVSSTESAALGGAAHLVNFLGTDTVSGLLLARRYYHEPMAGYSIPAAEHSTITSWGREREVDAYRNMLTQFAKPGAIVAVVSDSYDIFHAIREHWGKTLREQVIASGATLVVRPDSGDPVDVVHQCLTLLDEAFGHTVNGKGYKVLNHVRVIQGDGINPTSIRAILERITSYGYATDNLAFGMGGALLQRLDRDTQKFALKCSAARIDGEWIDVYKDPVTDKGKSSKRGRMTLVRHREYGHFKTVPVPQDAPSVAEATPPLGYEDAMTTVWEDGRLLADWSFAQVRELADATRL; this is encoded by the coding sequence ATGCAATGCCTCGACAACCTGCTGCTCAACACCGACAGCTACAAGGCCAGCCACTGGCTGCAGTACCCGCCCGGCACCGACGCCACCTTCTTCTACGTCGAATCGCGCGGCGGCGTGCACGACCGCACGGTGTTCTTCGGCCTGCAGGCGATCCTCAAGGAGTACCTCAGCAAGCCGGTCACCCACGCCGACATCGACGAAGCGCGCGAGCTGTACGCGGCGCACGGCGAGCCGTTCAACGAAGCCGGCTGGCGCGACATCGTCGACCGCCACGGCGGCCTGTTGCCGATCCGCGTGCGCGCCGTGCCCGAAGGCACGGTGGTGCCGACCCACCAGGCCCTGGTGACGATCGAGTCCACCGATCCCAATGCCTACTGGGTGCCGTCCTACCTGGAAACCCTGCTGCTGCGGCTGTGGTACCCGGTGACGGTGGCGACGATCAGCTGGCACGCCAAGCAGACCATCCGCCAGTTCCTGGAACGCACCAGCGACGACCCGGCCGGGCAGTTGCCGTTCAAGCTGCACGACTTCGGCGCGCGCGGCGTGTCCAGCACCGAATCGGCCGCGCTCGGCGGCGCCGCGCACCTGGTCAACTTCCTCGGCACCGACACCGTCTCCGGCCTGTTGCTGGCGCGGCGCTATTACCACGAGCCGATGGCCGGCTATTCGATCCCGGCCGCCGAGCACAGCACCATCACCAGCTGGGGCCGCGAACGCGAGGTCGACGCCTACCGCAACATGCTGACCCAGTTCGCCAAGCCCGGCGCGATCGTCGCGGTGGTCTCCGACAGCTACGACATCTTCCACGCCATCCGCGAGCACTGGGGCAAGACCCTGCGCGAGCAGGTGATCGCCTCCGGCGCGACCCTGGTGGTGCGGCCGGACTCCGGCGACCCGGTCGACGTGGTCCACCAATGCCTGACCCTGCTCGACGAGGCCTTCGGCCACACCGTCAACGGCAAGGGCTACAAGGTGCTCAACCACGTGCGGGTGATCCAGGGCGACGGCATCAACCCGACCAGCATCCGCGCGATCCTGGAGCGCATCACCAGCTACGGCTACGCCACCGACAACCTCGCCTTCGGCATGGGCGGCGCGCTGTTGCAGCGGCTGGACCGGGACACGCAGAAGTTCGCGCTGAAGTGCTCGGCGGCGCGGATCGACGGCGAATGGATCGACGTCTACAAGGATCCGGTCACCGACAAGGGCAAGTCGAGCAAGCGCGGCCGCATGACCCTGGTGCGGCACCGCGAGTACGGCCATTTCAAGACCGTGCCGGTGCCGCAGGACGCGCCGTCGGTGGCCGAGGCGACGCCGCCGCTGGGCTACGAGGATGCGATGACGACGGTGTGGGAGGACGGCCGTTTGCTCGCCGACTGGAGCTTCGCCCAGGTGCGCGAGCTGGCGGATGCGACCCGGCTTTGA
- a CDS encoding bifunctional nicotinamide-nucleotide adenylyltransferase/Nudix hydroxylase has product MAHEYDYLVFIGRFEPFHNGHAAVARHALGKAKKVVFLVGSADTPRTVKNPFTVAERAVMIQSAFADAAERLIVRPLRDHLYNESQWIAAVQRTVAEAVRQDGADADARIGLIGMDKDASSYYLREFPQWPLVDVTHTATLSATELRRYLFEANQLDSHGGLMLIRANVPAPVFDMLEAFRKNSPAFRQLVAEYQFLEQYRAAWADAPYPPTFVTTDAVVVHSGHVLLVRRRAEPGKGLWALPGGFVGQHEGLLDACLRELREETRLKLPLPVLKGSLKGQRVFDHPERSARGRTITHAYHFEFAAGDLPPVRGGDDADKARWIPVSEALEMSPQLYEDHLHILEYFLGHG; this is encoded by the coding sequence ATGGCACACGAATACGATTACCTGGTCTTCATCGGGCGCTTCGAGCCCTTCCACAACGGCCATGCCGCTGTCGCCCGCCACGCGCTGGGCAAGGCGAAGAAGGTCGTCTTCCTGGTCGGTTCCGCCGACACTCCCCGCACCGTCAAGAACCCGTTCACCGTCGCCGAGCGCGCGGTGATGATCCAAAGCGCCTTCGCCGACGCCGCCGAGCGCCTGATCGTGCGCCCGCTGCGCGACCACCTCTACAACGAGAGCCAGTGGATCGCCGCGGTGCAGCGCACGGTCGCCGAGGCGGTGCGCCAGGACGGCGCCGACGCCGACGCGCGGATCGGCCTGATCGGCATGGACAAGGACGCCTCCAGCTACTACCTGCGCGAGTTTCCGCAGTGGCCGCTGGTCGACGTGACCCACACCGCCACCCTGTCGGCGACCGAGCTGCGCCGCTACCTGTTCGAGGCCAACCAGCTCGACAGCCACGGCGGGCTGATGCTGATCCGGGCCAACGTGCCGGCGCCGGTGTTCGACATGCTCGAAGCGTTCCGCAAGAACTCCCCAGCATTCCGCCAGTTGGTCGCCGAGTACCAGTTCCTCGAGCAATACCGCGCCGCCTGGGCCGATGCGCCCTACCCGCCGACCTTCGTCACCACCGACGCGGTGGTGGTGCATTCCGGCCACGTGCTGCTGGTGCGCCGCCGCGCCGAACCGGGCAAGGGCCTGTGGGCGCTGCCGGGCGGTTTCGTCGGCCAGCACGAAGGCCTGCTCGACGCCTGCCTGCGCGAGTTGCGCGAGGAAACCCGGCTCAAATTGCCGCTGCCGGTGCTGAAGGGCTCGCTCAAGGGCCAGCGCGTGTTCGACCACCCCGAACGCAGCGCGCGCGGCCGCACCATCACCCACGCCTATCACTTCGAGTTCGCCGCCGGCGACCTGCCGCCGGTGCGCGGCGGCGACGACGCCGACAAGGCGCGCTGGATTCCGGTCAGCGAAGCGCTGGAAATGAGCCCGCAGCTGTACGAAGACCACCTGCACATCCTCGAATACTTCCTCGGCCACGGCTGA